A stretch of the Nosocomiicoccus ampullae genome encodes the following:
- a CDS encoding CsbD family protein, with the protein MAKGEGKLDQIKGNVKEAAGKAVDDKKAEHEGKADQLAGKAKDAVDSASKKTKDQIDNLSE; encoded by the coding sequence ATGGCTAAAGGCGAAGGCAAATTAGATCAAATTAAAGGTAACGTTAAAGAAGCAGCAGGTAAAGCTGTTGACGACAAAAAAGCTGAACACGAAGGTAAAGCAGATCAATTAGCAGGTAAAGCTAAAGATGCTGTAGATAGCGCATCTAAAAAAACTAAAGATCAAATCGACAATTTAAGTGAGTAA
- the fdhF gene encoding formate dehydrogenase subunit alpha: protein MDQVKDTVKITLNNRPVEVPSNASVLDYLRFKGIEVPSLCYHESLGPIETCDTCIVEVNGELVRSCSTKLNDGDVVKTGGSEVVEAQLIALDRVLGNHELYCTVCDFNNGNCEIHNTVQEMKIDAQDSLHREKGEVNRGKFYRYDPNQCILCGRCVEACQNVQVNETLLIDWTLDRPRVIWDGDSDINIDESSCVNCGHCSTVCPCNAMMEVNMEGEAGFLTGMLQESFRPAVEVTKAVETGYGPLMAISDTESILREDRIKKTKTVCTYCGVGCSFDVWTKGRDILKIEPQKDAPANGISTCVKGKFGWDFVNSEERLTKPLIRKGDEFVESTWEEAYDLITSKFKEKVEEKGPDALGFISSSKCTNEDAFLMQKFARSVIGTNNVDNCSRYCQSPATMGLWRTVGYGGDSGGIEDIEKADLKICIGTNTAEAHPVIATRIKSSQKLDGKKVIVSDIRKHELAERADLFIRPNPGSDIVWLNAVTKYIIDNDKHDKAFIDEFVLNFDKLKESLEKFTLDYAEEHTGLSKETIIEIAESIIEADTTAVMWAMGITQHSGGSDASTAISNLLLATGNYRKPGAGSYPLRGHNNVQGASDMGSMPDRFTGYQKVTDEAVREKFSKYWNKDLSGTPGLNNHGMVDAIHDGELDMLYIKGEDMGLVDANVNYVRAAFEKLDFFVVQDIFFSKTAEYADVILPASPSLEKDGTFVNTERRIQRLYKVFEPLEGTKPDWEIIQELANHMGENWNYNHPSEIMDEIAKLTPIFSGVSYDLLEGYNSLQWPVFEDGTDSPLLFTERFNFDDGMARFFPVDWTKPLDFEEEYDIHVNNGRLLEHFHEGNMTYQSEGLTHETPEVFLEVSHELAEERDLKDGTLVRLQSPYGKVELKTIVTDRVFGKEVYLPMNDQGDGAINLLTSSYADKDTDTPAYKEISAKMTVLGHEDSPLPKHNFRYGNRQPQMGVNVEAKWARDDYTFPGDLVKERKVKQNGESNN, encoded by the coding sequence TTGGATCAGGTAAAAGATACAGTTAAAATAACTCTAAACAACCGACCAGTTGAAGTTCCTAGTAATGCATCAGTACTCGATTATTTAAGGTTTAAAGGAATCGAAGTACCTAGTCTTTGCTATCACGAATCACTAGGACCAATCGAAACATGTGATACTTGTATTGTTGAAGTGAATGGAGAACTTGTGCGTTCATGTTCTACAAAACTTAATGATGGTGACGTCGTTAAAACAGGTGGAAGTGAGGTTGTTGAAGCACAACTCATCGCTTTAGATAGAGTTCTTGGTAACCACGAGCTATATTGTACAGTTTGTGATTTTAATAATGGCAACTGTGAAATACATAATACTGTTCAAGAAATGAAAATCGATGCACAAGATAGTTTACATAGAGAAAAAGGAGAAGTAAATCGTGGTAAATTTTACCGCTATGATCCGAACCAATGTATTCTTTGTGGACGTTGTGTTGAAGCATGTCAAAACGTACAAGTCAATGAAACATTACTCATCGATTGGACGTTAGATCGCCCGCGTGTAATTTGGGATGGCGACAGTGATATTAATATAGACGAATCTTCTTGTGTAAACTGTGGTCACTGTTCTACTGTATGTCCATGTAACGCAATGATGGAAGTGAATATGGAAGGCGAAGCTGGTTTCCTAACAGGAATGCTTCAAGAATCATTCCGTCCTGCAGTTGAAGTTACAAAAGCTGTTGAAACAGGTTACGGTCCATTAATGGCAATCTCTGATACTGAATCTATTTTACGTGAAGATCGTATTAAAAAAACAAAGACAGTATGTACATATTGTGGGGTTGGTTGCTCATTTGACGTATGGACAAAAGGACGCGACATTCTTAAAATCGAACCTCAAAAAGATGCACCTGCAAATGGAATCTCCACTTGTGTAAAAGGTAAATTCGGTTGGGACTTTGTAAATAGTGAAGAACGTCTCACTAAACCTTTAATTCGTAAAGGTGATGAATTTGTAGAATCTACATGGGAAGAAGCATACGACTTAATTACTTCTAAATTTAAAGAAAAAGTAGAAGAAAAAGGCCCAGATGCTCTAGGATTTATTTCATCTTCTAAATGTACAAATGAAGATGCATTCTTAATGCAAAAATTTGCACGTAGCGTGATTGGTACAAATAACGTAGATAACTGTTCTAGATACTGTCAATCTCCAGCAACGATGGGATTATGGAGAACAGTTGGTTACGGCGGAGACTCTGGTGGAATTGAAGATATCGAAAAAGCAGATCTTAAGATTTGTATCGGTACAAACACAGCAGAAGCACACCCTGTTATCGCAACACGTATTAAATCTTCACAAAAATTAGATGGTAAAAAAGTCATCGTTTCTGACATACGTAAACATGAACTCGCAGAGCGTGCGGACTTATTCATTCGTCCAAATCCAGGTAGTGACATCGTGTGGCTAAATGCTGTAACGAAATACATTATCGATAATGACAAACACGATAAAGCATTCATTGATGAGTTCGTTTTAAACTTTGACAAACTTAAAGAATCTCTAGAAAAATTCACATTAGATTACGCTGAAGAACATACTGGACTTTCAAAAGAAACAATTATTGAAATTGCTGAATCAATTATCGAAGCTGACACAACTGCAGTTATGTGGGCAATGGGTATTACACAGCACAGCGGCGGTTCTGACGCTTCAACAGCAATTTCTAACTTATTACTTGCTACAGGTAACTACAGAAAACCTGGTGCAGGTTCTTACCCACTACGTGGTCACAACAACGTACAAGGTGCAAGTGACATGGGTAGTATGCCAGATAGATTCACTGGTTACCAAAAAGTGACTGACGAAGCAGTTAGAGAAAAATTCAGTAAATACTGGAACAAAGACCTTTCAGGTACTCCAGGATTAAATAACCACGGAATGGTTGATGCGATTCACGACGGTGAATTAGATATGCTTTACATTAAAGGTGAAGATATGGGGCTCGTTGATGCGAACGTTAACTATGTACGCGCAGCGTTTGAAAAACTAGACTTTTTCGTCGTCCAAGATATTTTCTTCTCTAAAACAGCAGAATACGCAGACGTTATATTACCAGCAAGCCCGTCACTCGAAAAAGACGGTACATTCGTAAATACAGAACGTCGTATCCAGCGTCTATATAAAGTATTCGAACCACTTGAAGGTACGAAACCTGACTGGGAAATCATTCAAGAACTTGCAAATCATATGGGAGAAAACTGGAATTACAATCACCCTTCAGAAATTATGGATGAGATCGCAAAACTTACACCGATCTTTAGTGGTGTAAGCTACGACTTACTTGAAGGCTATAACAGTTTACAATGGCCAGTATTTGAAGATGGTACAGATTCACCACTTCTATTCACTGAAAGATTTAACTTTGATGACGGTATGGCGAGATTCTTCCCAGTGGACTGGACAAAACCATTAGATTTTGAAGAAGAGTATGATATTCACGTAAACAACGGTCGTCTACTCGAGCACTTCCACGAAGGTAATATGACTTATCAATCAGAAGGACTAACTCATGAAACACCTGAAGTATTCTTAGAAGTTTCACATGAACTTGCTGAAGAGAGAGATTTAAAAGACGGAACGCTCGTTAGACTACAGTCTCCTTACGGTAAAGTTGAACTAAAAACAATCGTGACAGACAGAGTATTTGGTAAAGAAGTATACTTACCGATGAACGACCAAGGTGACGGTGCAATTAACTTACTTACAAGTTCTTATGCCGATAAAGACACAGATACTCCAGCATACAAAGAAATTAGTGCGAAAATGACTGTGCTCGGCCATGAAGATTCACCACTACCTAAACACAACTTTAGATATGGTAACCGTCAACCACAAATGGGTGTTAACGTTGAAGCAAAATGGGCACGTGATGATTACACATTCCCTGGTGATCTTGTCAAAGAAAGAAAGGTGAAGCAGAATGGCGAAAGCAACAACTAA
- a CDS encoding DUF1641 domain-containing protein produces MAKATTKIKYMEVDKEKAHAESLKELETLLIENKDLIEKTIEVLRLLDDHEVLNLTRAGLNKSDKALTRVLNALIDNDITSSIQNVLLMTEIIGKLDIENVEKTVLKVNQGVIDAGLYEEKSKKDGWLGLFKVLNDPHFIEGSNTLLSFVKAFGYTTDELKEKQNIKRKVNTFSPKPSTSKHSESTNNQLSSNKKLIAATTIGLSTLVTAAYVFKK; encoded by the coding sequence ATGGCGAAAGCAACAACTAAAATTAAGTATATGGAAGTTGATAAAGAAAAAGCGCACGCTGAAAGCCTTAAAGAACTTGAAACACTTTTAATAGAAAATAAAGATTTAATCGAAAAAACAATAGAAGTTCTTCGTTTACTTGATGATCATGAGGTGCTTAATTTAACACGTGCAGGTCTAAATAAAAGCGACAAAGCACTCACACGTGTTCTAAATGCGTTAATTGATAACGACATTACTTCATCGATTCAAAATGTTCTTTTAATGACTGAGATAATCGGAAAGCTTGATATTGAAAATGTTGAAAAAACAGTTCTTAAAGTCAATCAAGGGGTTATTGATGCAGGTCTATATGAAGAGAAAAGTAAAAAAGATGGTTGGTTAGGCCTATTCAAAGTATTAAATGACCCTCACTTCATTGAAGGATCTAACACTCTATTATCATTTGTAAAAGCATTTGGCTATACAACAGATGAATTAAAAGAAAAACAAAATATTAAAAGAAAAGTAAATACTTTTTCTCCTAAACCTTCAACGAGTAAACACAGTGAAAGTACTAATAATCAACTCAGTAGTAATAAAAAATTGATTGCTGCAACAACGATTGGTTTAAGTACACTGGTAACTGCTGCTTATGTTTTTAAAAAATAA
- the thiD gene encoding bifunctional hydroxymethylpyrimidine kinase/phosphomethylpyrimidine kinase codes for MINSTPQTVTIAGSDSGGGAGIQADLKTFQARSVFGMSIIVALTAQNTKGVQDAYFIPTEFIDAQFDSLADDFKIGACKTGMLASEAHVKCVVKNLKKVDFGPYILDPVMIAKGGHKLLEDDAIDSIKNELLPLSTLITPNIPEAEVLTGLEIESKEDMVKAANYLKKIGATNVVIKGGHRDSNYSDDYVLLENESFWLRGKRIDTNRTHGTGDTFAACITSELAKGETLRESIITAKKFIQSAVQHGIQVGHGHGPLNHWAELEDDIKIIE; via the coding sequence ATGATTAACTCAACACCACAAACTGTCACAATTGCGGGTTCAGACTCTGGTGGAGGCGCAGGTATTCAAGCAGATTTAAAAACATTTCAAGCACGAAGTGTATTTGGAATGAGTATCATTGTTGCACTCACTGCACAAAATACTAAAGGTGTACAAGATGCTTATTTTATACCAACAGAATTTATTGATGCACAGTTCGATTCACTCGCGGACGATTTTAAAATCGGTGCATGTAAAACTGGGATGCTCGCGAGTGAGGCACATGTGAAGTGTGTTGTAAAAAACTTGAAAAAAGTTGATTTTGGCCCATATATACTAGATCCAGTGATGATTGCAAAAGGCGGTCATAAATTATTAGAAGATGATGCGATTGACTCTATAAAAAATGAATTATTACCGCTCTCAACTCTCATTACACCAAATATACCAGAAGCTGAAGTGCTTACTGGTTTAGAAATAGAATCAAAAGAAGATATGGTAAAAGCAGCGAATTATTTAAAGAAAATCGGAGCAACTAACGTGGTGATTAAAGGCGGTCATAGGGATAGTAATTACTCAGATGATTACGTGTTATTAGAAAATGAATCATTCTGGCTAAGAGGAAAAAGAATTGATACGAATCGTACACACGGCACAGGAGATACTTTTGCGGCATGTATTACTTCAGAACTTGCAAAAGGAGAAACACTTAGAGAGTCAATTATTACTGCAAAGAAATTTATACAAAGTGCTGTACAACATGGAATTCAAGTCGGTCATGGTCATGGTCCATTAAATCACTGGGCAGAATTAGAAGATGATATAAAAATTATAGAATAG
- a CDS encoding phospholipase D-like domain-containing protein has product MAKKSYRKRRTVQLSIGIVLILIIIPIFVGVYSLFKPLPEGISVQSDFRKTDDLDILYDVTYEDKNKAVHHDQEIVDTMYEVIDNAEEFIVLDMFLFNNDYNHDTLEFPTLSDNFADRLVQKKEESDIPITVITDPINSFYGTYDTKVYKKLRDAGIDVIETNLSQLRDSNYLYSGYYRTYLTWIKPGGLKILPNALRPMDDKVGIGSYLRLLNFKANHRKTIMSEKEGVITSLNPHDGSSLHSNIAVRFAGDTLNDLLKSEIAVLDFSGYDTSKIKKYEIETDNNTGEYEISLVTESKIRGALIDTVNTSEAGDSLKIGVFYLSDRGFIKALKKALDRDVKVQLILDINQDAFGNEKNGIPNKPVASELMNYKNPPEIRWYKSHGEQYHAKFMLHNNGEESTLILGSPNFTRRNLKDLNLETDLIVKSNSNSEEMIAMNEYYNRLWNNEDDIYTLDYEEESEDSVMKTILYRIQEGLGLSTF; this is encoded by the coding sequence ATGGCTAAAAAGAGTTATCGTAAGCGTCGAACTGTTCAGTTAAGTATCGGTATCGTTCTGATTCTAATTATTATCCCTATTTTCGTTGGAGTCTATTCGCTATTCAAACCGCTCCCTGAAGGTATTTCTGTTCAGTCTGATTTTAGAAAAACAGATGATTTAGACATACTCTATGACGTGACTTATGAAGATAAAAACAAAGCAGTCCATCATGACCAGGAAATCGTTGATACGATGTACGAAGTGATTGATAATGCTGAGGAGTTTATCGTTTTAGATATGTTTTTATTTAATAATGACTATAATCACGACACATTGGAGTTTCCAACGTTGTCTGATAATTTTGCAGATCGCTTAGTACAAAAGAAAGAAGAGTCTGACATTCCAATTACCGTCATCACGGATCCCATCAACTCTTTTTATGGTACATATGACACGAAAGTATACAAAAAATTACGTGACGCTGGAATTGATGTGATTGAAACGAATCTGTCTCAATTAAGAGATTCTAACTATTTATACAGTGGCTATTACAGGACGTATCTTACTTGGATAAAACCAGGCGGTTTAAAAATTTTACCAAACGCACTTCGTCCGATGGATGACAAAGTGGGTATCGGGAGTTATTTAAGACTCTTAAACTTCAAAGCCAATCACCGCAAGACAATCATGAGTGAAAAGGAAGGCGTTATCACTTCACTAAATCCGCATGATGGTTCTAGCTTACACTCAAATATTGCAGTGAGGTTTGCCGGTGATACTTTAAATGATCTATTAAAAAGTGAAATTGCTGTTCTAGATTTCTCAGGCTATGATACATCTAAAATTAAAAAGTATGAAATTGAAACTGATAATAATACAGGTGAGTATGAAATTTCTCTCGTCACTGAAAGTAAGATTAGAGGAGCGCTAATTGATACCGTGAATACATCTGAAGCGGGCGATTCTCTTAAAATCGGTGTGTTTTATCTTTCAGATCGCGGATTTATAAAAGCACTGAAGAAGGCGTTAGATCGCGATGTGAAGGTGCAACTGATTTTAGATATTAACCAAGATGCTTTTGGTAATGAGAAGAACGGTATTCCAAACAAACCGGTAGCGAGCGAGTTAATGAACTACAAAAACCCTCCAGAAATTCGTTGGTATAAGTCGCATGGCGAGCAGTATCATGCAAAATTTATGCTTCATAACAATGGTGAGGAATCCACATTAATTTTAGGCTCACCTAACTTTACAAGACGTAACTTGAAAGACTTAAACCTAGAGACAGACCTTATTGTGAAGTCAAATTCGAACAGCGAAGAAATGATTGCTATGAACGAATACTACAATAGACTTTGGAACAACGAAGATGATATTTACACGCTCGATTATGAAGAAGAATCAGAAGATAGTGTTATGAAAACAATCCTATACA
- the thiE gene encoding thiamine phosphate synthase, with amino-acid sequence MTFDLSLYLVTGHYDYSDEEFLSIIDMACQNGVTIVQLREKELSTHDFYELAVKVKEVTDKYNVPLIINDRADICLAVDAAGVHIGDNELPVDVNRKILGPDKIIGVSVKTKKRAEEARDGGADYFGVGAFFNTDTKETNVLSKEELMEVIQHTDVPAVGIGGLKEHNLDILKGTGVKGAAIVSEIMLAENVSEKVNALKNKIDTILEDR; translated from the coding sequence ATGACATTTGATCTAAGTTTATATTTAGTGACGGGACATTATGATTACAGCGATGAGGAGTTTTTATCGATTATCGACATGGCGTGTCAAAATGGTGTCACGATTGTGCAACTCCGTGAAAAAGAATTATCGACGCATGATTTTTACGAACTTGCTGTAAAAGTAAAAGAAGTGACGGACAAATATAACGTGCCGCTAATTATTAATGACCGAGCGGATATTTGTCTCGCAGTAGATGCTGCAGGTGTTCATATCGGTGACAATGAATTACCTGTTGATGTAAATCGTAAAATTTTAGGTCCAGATAAAATCATAGGAGTGTCAGTTAAAACAAAAAAACGTGCTGAAGAGGCACGCGATGGGGGCGCAGATTATTTCGGTGTGGGTGCTTTCTTTAATACTGACACAAAAGAAACGAATGTACTTTCAAAAGAAGAGTTAATGGAAGTTATTCAACATACAGATGTTCCAGCTGTCGGTATTGGTGGTCTAAAAGAGCATAATTTAGATATTTTAAAAGGTACTGGTGTGAAGGGTGCAGCAATTGTGTCTGAAATTATGTTAGCAGAAAATGTATCTGAGAAAGTTAACGCTTTGAAAAATAAAATTGATACGATTTTGGAGGATAGATAA
- a CDS encoding FAD/NAD(P)-binding protein codes for MKIAIVGAGMAGIGTLRYYIDHINIDDMEIYIFDDRNSAGIGYPFGPDDDALLLNQRLKKMTLEPWDDKKEYVKYLKETEPELLNHEFITRPEFGKYSKDVFLEYIKDERVKFVPSIVNDIDVKKDKYVIKTDNDYEVDVVHLCIGQLPQTDIYNLKDIKKYIATPFPIEDHSELLLNSKSVGIIGTNLTSLDIIMYLYKHNYKNDIIVTSRSGTVPFIRGNEAEVSIDVNALKNKKDITIHDIVEIFKEETKRQGIDFKFIKKLNEMPVLETLKYQLNHLDTLGVLEETAEELSEVLREVWNDLSLEDKKYYMKHIKGVHGQLTGPFPKMTAEKIVELIEAGQLTYVSGVEDICYNDEFVIHSEDGDYSAYVMVSAVGPNLSGKNLADENNASPLVKTLLEKGVLEVDELGGIKITYPEFSVISEAGVLERMKLYGNLVSTTHINNSGVNLILKKIPQSIEEIFHGDDGEEGTLS; via the coding sequence ATGAAAATTGCAATTGTTGGCGCAGGTATGGCTGGTATAGGAACACTTCGCTATTATATTGATCATATTAATATTGATGATATGGAGATTTACATATTCGATGATCGCAACTCTGCGGGAATCGGTTATCCTTTTGGTCCCGATGATGACGCATTGTTATTAAACCAGCGACTTAAAAAAATGACGCTTGAACCATGGGATGACAAAAAAGAATACGTAAAATACTTAAAAGAAACAGAACCAGAACTATTAAATCATGAATTCATTACTCGTCCAGAATTCGGTAAATATTCAAAAGATGTATTTTTAGAATACATAAAAGATGAACGGGTTAAATTTGTACCGTCTATCGTTAATGATATTGATGTAAAAAAGGATAAGTACGTTATTAAAACGGATAATGATTATGAAGTAGATGTTGTTCATTTATGCATCGGACAACTTCCTCAAACAGATATTTATAATCTAAAAGATATTAAAAAATATATCGCAACACCATTCCCAATAGAAGATCACAGTGAATTATTATTAAATTCAAAATCTGTCGGTATAATCGGAACAAATCTAACATCTCTCGATATTATTATGTACTTATACAAACATAACTATAAAAATGATATTATCGTTACTTCAAGAAGTGGTACAGTGCCATTTATCCGCGGAAATGAGGCGGAAGTTAGTATTGATGTAAACGCGCTAAAAAATAAAAAAGACATCACAATTCACGATATTGTTGAGATCTTTAAAGAAGAAACTAAGAGACAAGGTATTGATTTTAAATTTATAAAAAAGTTAAATGAGATGCCCGTCCTTGAGACGCTTAAATATCAACTGAATCATTTAGACACTTTAGGTGTATTAGAAGAAACCGCAGAAGAGTTATCAGAAGTACTTCGAGAAGTGTGGAATGATTTATCGTTAGAAGATAAAAAATATTACATGAAACATATTAAAGGTGTCCACGGACAATTGACAGGTCCATTTCCAAAAATGACAGCTGAAAAAATCGTAGAACTGATTGAAGCGGGTCAATTAACGTACGTATCAGGCGTCGAAGATATTTGCTACAATGATGAGTTTGTTATCCATTCAGAAGATGGTGATTATTCAGCATATGTCATGGTGAGTGCGGTTGGTCCGAACTTAAGCGGTAAAAATTTAGCTGATGAAAATAACGCGTCACCTCTAGTGAAAACACTGCTCGAAAAAGGTGTACTCGAAGTCGATGAGCTCGGCGGTATTAAGATCACTTATCCAGAGTTTTCGGTAATATCTGAAGCAGGTGTGTTAGAAAGAATGAAACTGTATGGAAACTTAGTATCTACGACGCACATCAATAACTCTGGTGTGAACTTAATATTAAAGAAAATACCGCAGTCGATTGAAGAAATCTTTCATGGAGATGATGGGGAAGAAGGAACTTTATCCTAA
- a CDS encoding 3-ketoacyl-ACP reductase, translating into MEELNNKVALITGGGRGIGRAVALELAKNGVNVGLVARSVENLEKVQDELKEYDINVAIATGDVSDLDSITKAVNDIQEELGNIDILINNAGISKFGNFLELDPEEWTNIVDVNLKGVYYTTRAVLGQMIERETGDIINISSTAGQKGGPVTSAYSASKAGVIGLSESLMMEVRKHNIRVMTFTPSTVATDMSINDLKITDGDKDSVLQPEDFAELMIDALKLNRRVVLKEAGIWSNNPS; encoded by the coding sequence ATGGAAGAGTTAAACAATAAAGTTGCACTAATTACAGGTGGTGGCCGCGGCATTGGTCGTGCGGTAGCATTAGAACTTGCGAAAAACGGTGTAAATGTTGGACTTGTTGCACGTTCAGTTGAAAACTTAGAAAAAGTACAAGATGAGTTAAAAGAGTATGATATAAATGTAGCAATTGCGACAGGTGACGTTTCTGATTTAGATAGTATTACAAAAGCAGTTAACGATATTCAAGAAGAACTGGGTAACATTGATATTTTAATCAATAACGCTGGTATTTCTAAATTCGGTAACTTCTTAGAATTAGATCCAGAAGAGTGGACAAATATTGTCGATGTAAACTTAAAAGGTGTGTACTACACAACACGTGCAGTACTTGGTCAAATGATCGAAAGAGAAACTGGAGATATTATTAACATCTCTTCAACAGCTGGTCAAAAAGGTGGTCCAGTAACGAGTGCATATTCAGCAAGTAAAGCAGGTGTTATTGGTTTAAGTGAATCTCTAATGATGGAAGTTAGAAAGCATAACATCCGTGTGATGACATTCACACCAAGTACAGTTGCAACAGATATGTCAATCAATGACTTAAAAATTACTGATGGAGATAAAGACTCTGTTCTTCAGCCAGAAGATTTCGCTGAATTAATGATTGATGCATTGAAACTCAACCGAAGAGTTGTATTAAAAGAAGCGGGCATTTGGTCAAACAACCCGTCATAA
- a CDS encoding hydroxyethylthiazole kinase, which yields MLEFKQGFPLQDSPLVDCLTNNVTIETMANSLLYVGAKPIMAAHTDEQDDVIKVVDAVLLNLGRILQGENDNLQSASKLAKKYGKPFIVDLVGYGIGEFRNNVGEEIIDNHPSIIKGNMSEIRAFCKLKSHGRGVDVGDEDTTNTSLDELIDALKKQVETYKNTVFMVTGPVDVIVSKNQAVKLYNGVENNGNFTGTGDVVGALAGALIGDGMDPLNACINAVSYFNICGEIAEDKSHGLNDFRFHLLNELSLLKDTDWTKEVKGEYV from the coding sequence TTGTTGGAATTTAAGCAAGGTTTTCCGCTTCAAGATAGTCCATTAGTCGACTGCTTAACAAATAATGTCACGATCGAAACGATGGCAAATAGTTTACTTTATGTTGGGGCAAAGCCAATTATGGCAGCACATACAGATGAGCAAGATGACGTCATTAAAGTAGTAGATGCAGTTCTTTTAAACTTAGGACGTATACTGCAAGGTGAGAATGATAATCTTCAAAGTGCAAGTAAACTTGCAAAAAAATATGGTAAGCCATTTATTGTAGATTTGGTTGGTTACGGTATTGGAGAATTTAGAAATAATGTTGGTGAAGAAATTATAGACAATCATCCTTCAATTATTAAAGGAAACATGTCTGAGATTCGAGCATTTTGTAAATTAAAAAGTCATGGGCGCGGTGTAGACGTTGGTGACGAGGATACAACGAATACAAGTTTAGATGAATTAATTGACGCATTAAAAAAACAAGTTGAAACGTATAAGAACACTGTGTTTATGGTAACAGGACCAGTAGATGTTATCGTTAGTAAAAATCAGGCAGTAAAATTATATAACGGTGTAGAAAATAATGGTAATTTTACTGGAACAGGTGATGTAGTCGGTGCGCTTGCTGGAGCATTAATTGGAGACGGAATGGATCCACTTAATGCGTGTATTAACGCAGTAAGTTACTTTAACATTTGTGGTGAAATTGCTGAGGATAAAAGTCACGGACTAAATGATTTTAGATTTCATTTATTAAATGAATTATCACTGTTAAAAGATACAGATTGGACAAAAGAAGTAAAAGGAGAATACGTATGA